A stretch of the uncultured Trichococcus sp. genome encodes the following:
- a CDS encoding toxic anion resistance protein, with protein sequence MDQFDATGQNKQTDSKDVNQELDDLLANPFSDPFAQPTVIADATEATAEASNPDRLIDRLPEERQKQALALAGQIDENNMQAIISYGAAAQKQLGEFSHSMLDHVQNQDTGEIGDSLNDLMYRLNEAKPEDLRAEDNNVFRKIFGKVKQSAYEMTAKYQKIGAQIDKIAIKLDKEKNSLLNDNVTLEQLYQKNKDYFEALNIYIAAGEVKMEDLQKNAIPKAIQAAEISQSQMDVQIVNDLKQFLDRLEKRTHDLRLTRQMTIQQAPQIRLIQNTNQALAEKIQSSIHTAIPLWKNQVAIALTLLRQKDAVTAQRQVSQTTNDLMRKNSEMLKISAIETAKENERGVIDIETLKQTQQDLIETLEETLKIQQEGRIKRKEAEKELSLMENDLKVKLLNIHQQEQQLH encoded by the coding sequence ATGGACCAATTTGATGCTACCGGACAAAATAAACAAACTGACAGCAAGGATGTCAATCAAGAACTGGACGATTTGCTGGCGAATCCTTTCTCGGATCCATTCGCGCAGCCAACAGTCATCGCTGATGCAACCGAAGCAACAGCCGAGGCGAGCAATCCGGATCGTCTGATCGATCGTTTGCCGGAGGAACGGCAAAAACAGGCTTTGGCATTAGCCGGCCAAATCGATGAGAACAACATGCAAGCCATCATCAGCTATGGTGCTGCAGCCCAAAAACAGCTGGGCGAATTCTCCCATTCTATGTTGGATCACGTTCAAAATCAGGACACCGGTGAAATCGGCGATTCCTTGAACGATCTGATGTATCGCCTCAATGAAGCCAAACCGGAAGACCTCCGTGCAGAAGACAACAACGTCTTCCGAAAAATCTTCGGCAAGGTAAAACAATCCGCTTACGAAATGACCGCAAAGTACCAGAAGATAGGCGCCCAAATCGATAAGATCGCGATCAAACTGGATAAAGAAAAAAATAGCCTGCTCAATGACAACGTCACGTTGGAGCAGCTATACCAAAAAAACAAGGATTATTTTGAAGCCTTGAATATCTACATCGCGGCCGGCGAGGTAAAAATGGAGGATCTTCAGAAAAACGCAATCCCGAAAGCGATCCAGGCTGCAGAAATTTCCCAAAGCCAAATGGATGTGCAGATCGTCAACGACCTGAAACAGTTCCTTGACCGACTTGAAAAACGCACCCACGACTTGCGTTTGACCAGACAAATGACGATCCAGCAAGCGCCACAGATCCGCTTGATCCAAAACACCAACCAAGCATTGGCTGAAAAAATCCAGTCCTCGATCCACACCGCCATCCCGTTATGGAAAAACCAAGTGGCCATCGCCCTTACGCTTCTGCGCCAAAAGGATGCAGTGACAGCGCAAAGGCAAGTATCGCAGACTACGAATGATCTGATGCGCAAGAATTCCGAAATGCTGAAAATATCAGCCATCGAAACAGCCAAAGAAAATGAACGGGGTGTGATCGATATCGAAACGCTCAAACAGACGCAGCAGGATCTGATCGAAACGTTGGAAGAGACGCTGAAGATCCAACAAGAAGGCCGGATCAAACGCAAAGAGGCCGAAAAAGAACTCTCTCTGATGGAAAACGACCTGAAGGTCAAGCTGCTGAATATCCACCAACAGGAACAACAACTCCACTGA
- a CDS encoding GlsB/YeaQ/YmgE family stress response membrane protein: MGFIWTLIVGGILGALAGAFMGKDIPGGIIGNIVAGFLGSWLGTTLFGAWGPEIGGFYIVPALVGAVILIFIVSFAMRSMKK, from the coding sequence ATGGGCTTTATTTGGACTTTAATTGTCGGTGGTATCTTAGGCGCATTGGCTGGAGCTTTCATGGGTAAAGATATTCCCGGTGGCATCATCGGCAATATCGTTGCTGGTTTTCTCGGTTCGTGGTTAGGAACAACTTTATTTGGAGCATGGGGTCCTGAAATCGGAGGATTCTATATCGTTCCTGCATTGGTCGGAGCAGTCATCCTGATTTTCATCGTATCCTTCGCTATGAGAAGTATGAAAAAGTAA
- a CDS encoding cold-shock protein, giving the protein MEQGKVKWFNGEKGFGFIEVDGKDDVFVHFSAIQGEGFKTLEEGQDVEFEIVDGNRGPQAANVVKL; this is encoded by the coding sequence ATGGAACAAGGCAAAGTAAAATGGTTTAATGGCGAAAAAGGCTTTGGATTTATCGAAGTTGACGGAAAAGACGATGTATTCGTACATTTCTCAGCTATCCAAGGTGAAGGTTTCAAAACTTTAGAAGAAGGCCAAGATGTTGAATTTGAAATCGTTGACGGCAACCGTGGCCCTCAAGCAGCTAACGTTGTAAAATTATAA
- the ileS gene encoding isoleucine--tRNA ligase produces the protein MKMKDTLHLGKTAFPMKANLPVRELEWQKDWEEKDIYAKRQEKNADKPTFVLHDGPPYANGAVHMGHALNKISKDIIVRSKSMSGFRSPFVPGWDTHGLPIEQALTNTGVNRKAMSLADFRKLCEDYAWNQIDGQRTVFKRLGIAGDWENPYVTLLPKYEEAEIRVFGKMAEKGYIYKGLKPIYWSPSSESSLAEAEIEYKDVKSPSIYVAFQIKDGKGLLDNDTALIIWTTTPWTLPANLGISVNADFEYVVVSVEGRKFVVAKELLGTIKEAIGWESVDMLQELKGSDLEYMTVHHPFYERESLVMVGDHVTLEAGTGLVHTAPGHGEDDYLVSKKYGLEVLSPIDNKGCFTAEAPGFEGVFYDKANKPITDLLTEKGALLKLDFFVHSYPHDWRTKKPVIYRATPQWFASIDKFRQDILDEIENVEWLHPSGKVRLFNMIRDRGDWVISRQRVWGVPLPIFYAENGEPVITPETIDHVAKLIGEFGSNVWFERDAKDLLPEGFTHPGSPNGEFTKEMDIMDVWFDSGSSHEAVLRAREDLTFPADMYLEGSDQYRGWFNSSITTSVAINGIAPYKTVLSQGFVLDGEGRKMSKSLGNTVLPEKVVKNMGADIIRLWVSSVDYESDVRISDDILKQVSETYRKIRNTMRFLIGNTEDFQPKQHAVAYEELRSVDQYMMARLDQVVETCVTAYKEYEFSTIYQTIMNFCTVDLSAFYLDFAKDVVYIEKEDNLERRAMQTVFYEVLVKLAKLLTPIIPHTTEEIWSFLKEEEQYAQLAELPEISIREDQTALLGQWEKFMDIRDAALKALEVARNEKTIGKSFEAHLSLFVDEETKALFASLDANLEQLFIVSQLDIKELAAAPAEAMQFDNLAILVEHAHGETCERCRAIKEEVGTIEDAATLCGRCADIVRSEYPEALVQEEA, from the coding sequence ATGAAAATGAAAGATACGCTACACCTGGGAAAAACGGCTTTTCCTATGAAAGCTAACTTGCCTGTCCGCGAATTGGAATGGCAAAAGGACTGGGAAGAAAAAGATATTTATGCCAAACGACAAGAAAAAAATGCGGATAAACCGACATTTGTCCTACACGATGGCCCTCCATATGCCAACGGTGCTGTCCACATGGGGCATGCCTTGAATAAAATCAGCAAGGACATCATCGTCCGCTCGAAATCCATGTCCGGCTTCCGATCCCCTTTTGTTCCGGGATGGGATACGCACGGCCTTCCGATTGAACAAGCCTTAACGAATACAGGCGTGAACCGCAAAGCGATGAGCTTGGCCGATTTCCGCAAATTGTGTGAAGATTATGCTTGGAATCAGATTGACGGACAAAGAACCGTCTTCAAACGTTTGGGTATCGCAGGCGATTGGGAAAATCCATACGTGACCTTGTTGCCGAAATATGAAGAGGCTGAAATACGCGTATTCGGAAAAATGGCGGAAAAAGGCTACATCTATAAAGGTCTGAAACCAATCTACTGGTCGCCTTCGAGTGAATCCTCGCTGGCGGAAGCTGAAATCGAATATAAAGATGTGAAGTCTCCATCCATTTATGTCGCTTTCCAGATCAAAGACGGCAAAGGGCTTTTGGATAACGATACGGCTCTCATCATCTGGACGACCACCCCGTGGACTTTGCCGGCAAACTTAGGCATTTCCGTTAATGCTGATTTCGAATATGTTGTTGTTTCTGTTGAAGGAAGAAAATTTGTTGTCGCAAAAGAATTGCTGGGCACAATCAAGGAAGCCATCGGATGGGAATCTGTGGATATGCTGCAGGAACTGAAAGGATCGGATTTGGAGTACATGACCGTCCACCATCCGTTTTATGAGCGAGAGTCTTTGGTCATGGTCGGCGACCATGTAACGCTTGAAGCGGGTACCGGTTTGGTCCATACAGCTCCCGGACACGGCGAGGATGACTATCTCGTCAGCAAAAAATATGGTTTGGAAGTATTATCACCGATAGACAACAAAGGCTGCTTTACAGCTGAAGCGCCAGGATTCGAGGGCGTGTTCTACGATAAAGCCAATAAACCGATCACGGACTTGTTGACTGAAAAGGGTGCTTTGCTGAAACTGGACTTCTTCGTCCACAGTTATCCGCATGACTGGCGCACAAAGAAACCAGTCATCTATCGCGCAACGCCGCAATGGTTTGCATCCATCGATAAATTCCGTCAAGACATTCTGGATGAAATCGAAAATGTTGAGTGGCTGCATCCATCCGGAAAAGTCCGGTTATTCAACATGATCCGGGACCGCGGCGATTGGGTCATTTCCCGTCAACGCGTTTGGGGAGTTCCGCTGCCGATTTTCTATGCGGAAAATGGAGAACCCGTCATCACGCCGGAAACGATCGATCACGTTGCGAAATTGATCGGCGAATTCGGTTCGAACGTATGGTTCGAAAGAGATGCTAAAGACTTGCTTCCTGAAGGATTCACACACCCAGGCAGCCCGAACGGAGAATTTACAAAGGAAATGGACATCATGGATGTTTGGTTCGATTCCGGATCTTCCCATGAGGCTGTTCTGCGCGCAAGAGAAGATTTGACATTCCCTGCTGATATGTACTTGGAAGGCTCCGATCAATACCGTGGTTGGTTCAACTCAAGCATTACGACCAGCGTTGCGATCAACGGCATTGCGCCATACAAAACAGTCCTTTCCCAAGGGTTCGTTTTGGATGGTGAAGGCCGCAAAATGAGCAAATCATTGGGCAATACTGTCCTTCCGGAAAAAGTCGTCAAAAACATGGGCGCAGACATCATCCGCCTATGGGTATCCAGTGTCGACTACGAATCCGATGTCAGAATCAGTGATGATATCCTGAAACAGGTTTCCGAGACTTACCGCAAGATCCGCAACACCATGCGTTTCCTGATCGGGAATACGGAAGATTTCCAACCGAAGCAACATGCAGTGGCTTATGAGGAGCTGCGCAGTGTCGATCAATACATGATGGCGCGCTTGGATCAAGTGGTTGAAACATGTGTGACAGCCTATAAAGAGTACGAGTTTTCGACAATCTACCAAACAATCATGAATTTCTGCACAGTTGATTTGTCGGCATTCTATCTTGATTTTGCGAAAGATGTTGTTTATATCGAAAAAGAGGATAATCTGGAAAGACGCGCCATGCAAACCGTATTTTACGAAGTATTGGTTAAGTTGGCGAAACTTTTGACACCGATCATCCCGCATACAACGGAAGAGATTTGGAGTTTCCTGAAAGAAGAGGAACAATACGCACAATTGGCTGAATTGCCGGAAATCAGCATTCGCGAAGACCAAACAGCGCTTTTGGGCCAATGGGAAAAGTTCATGGACATCCGCGATGCGGCATTGAAAGCATTGGAAGTTGCGCGTAACGAAAAGACGATCGGAAAATCTTTTGAAGCGCATCTGTCCTTGTTCGTTGATGAAGAAACAAAAGCCTTGTTCGCGTCCCTTGATGCGAACCTGGAACAGTTATTCATCGTTTCGCAGCTTGACATCAAGGAATTGGCAGCTGCTCCGGCTGAAGCGATGCAGTTCGACAATCTTGCCATCTTGGTGGAACACGCACACGGGGAAACTTGTGAAAGATGTCGTGCCATCAAGGAAGAGGTCGGAACAATCGAAGATGCAGCCACCCTTTGCGGACGTTGTGCAGATATTGTGAGATCTGAATATCCGGAAGCGCTCGTGCAGGAAGAAGCCTAA
- a CDS encoding DivIVA domain-containing protein, whose amino-acid sequence MSLTPLDIQHKEFPVKIKGYDKEQVNDFLDTVTKEFEEVIKQNKDLQKQLKFAEEKLQYFSNLQDALNKSIVVAQDAADRLKENARKEAEIILFEAEKSADRLLHEAAGKATKINEETDSVRKESRNFKQKLQLLVESQLNLIMNDEWNNLLNASPEGQVSTPTLNEVLSNRTRIIDELVANSDDAAEFEVGGRLAEEARAEEKLAEAAVEAIEIPEENK is encoded by the coding sequence ATGAGTTTGACTCCATTAGATATTCAGCACAAGGAATTCCCTGTCAAAATAAAAGGGTACGATAAAGAACAAGTCAATGACTTTTTGGATACTGTCACAAAAGAATTTGAAGAAGTCATCAAACAAAATAAAGATCTGCAGAAGCAACTGAAATTTGCCGAAGAAAAACTTCAGTATTTCAGCAACCTGCAGGATGCTTTGAACAAGTCGATCGTGGTGGCGCAGGATGCTGCCGACAGACTGAAAGAAAATGCGCGCAAAGAAGCTGAAATCATTCTGTTCGAAGCCGAAAAGAGTGCGGACCGTTTGTTGCATGAAGCAGCCGGGAAAGCGACAAAAATCAATGAAGAAACTGACAGCGTCCGTAAGGAAAGCCGAAACTTCAAACAGAAACTGCAACTTTTGGTTGAATCCCAATTGAACCTCATCATGAATGATGAATGGAATAATCTGCTGAACGCTTCACCGGAAGGTCAGGTTTCAACGCCTACTCTGAATGAAGTGTTATCCAACCGCACACGCATCATCGATGAATTGGTCGCCAATTCCGATGATGCAGCCGAGTTTGAAGTCGGCGGAAGATTGGCCGAAGAAGCCAGGGCGGAAGAAAAACTTGCGGAAGCTGCTGTGGAAGCTATTGAAATTCCGGAAGAAAACAAGTAA
- a CDS encoding RNA-binding protein, with product MQEVYQHFRKEEQPFIDSAQSWITQAEETYTPYLTDFLDPRQQYILEMLVGKKGEVHVQFYGGYEAAERKRAIICPEYFNPTQDDFEMELTEVVYPSKFASLTHGKILGTLIGTGMKRELFGDILSDGIRWQFLLASNIASYVHAQVTKIGKVSVRLESRNYTDLITPIDDWTIVHDTVSSLRLDTVIATIYNISRQRAKELVSSGKVKLNWSVFERPDFELGLLDIVSIRGYGRIQIKAIEGKSKKDKWRVEFGVLYK from the coding sequence ATGCAAGAAGTTTATCAACATTTCCGCAAGGAAGAGCAGCCGTTCATTGACAGTGCCCAATCTTGGATTACGCAAGCAGAAGAAACCTATACGCCATATTTGACGGATTTCCTGGATCCGAGACAACAGTATATCCTTGAGATGCTGGTCGGAAAAAAAGGTGAGGTTCATGTCCAATTTTACGGGGGCTATGAGGCGGCGGAACGCAAGCGGGCAATCATTTGCCCCGAGTATTTCAATCCGACCCAAGACGACTTTGAAATGGAACTCACTGAAGTAGTGTACCCATCAAAATTTGCTAGCCTGACCCATGGGAAAATACTGGGAACACTGATCGGAACCGGCATGAAAAGAGAACTTTTCGGAGATATCCTGTCTGATGGCATACGTTGGCAGTTTTTATTGGCGTCGAATATAGCGAGTTATGTGCATGCGCAAGTCACTAAGATAGGCAAGGTCAGTGTCCGCTTAGAGAGCCGGAACTATACTGATCTGATCACACCTATCGATGACTGGACGATTGTTCATGACACGGTCAGCTCGTTGCGGTTGGATACAGTGATTGCAACCATCTACAACATATCCAGACAACGAGCCAAAGAATTGGTGAGCAGCGGAAAAGTGAAGTTGAATTGGTCGGTATTCGAACGTCCCGATTTCGAATTGGGGTTGCTGGACATCGTGTCCATCCGTGGTTATGGCCGGATCCAGATAAAGGCCATAGAAGGAAAGTCCAAGAAAGACAAATGGCGCGTCGAATTTGGCGTATTGTACAAATAA
- a CDS encoding YggT family protein, with amino-acid sequence MTEILIWLLQIIRWGISAYSTVLLVYALMSWLPGARSSKFGYFISSIVEPYLDIFRRLIPSVGMVSFSVVAGILFLNLVEYGAQVVILFLIRLLN; translated from the coding sequence ATGACAGAAATATTGATTTGGCTTTTACAGATTATTCGTTGGGGCATATCGGCCTATTCGACAGTCTTGTTGGTATACGCACTGATGAGTTGGTTGCCGGGAGCCAGAAGTTCCAAGTTCGGCTATTTTATCTCCAGCATTGTAGAGCCTTACCTGGATATATTCAGAAGATTGATCCCATCTGTAGGCATGGTGAGCTTCAGTGTAGTGGCGGGCATCCTATTCCTGAATTTGGTGGAGTATGGAGCGCAGGTTGTTATCCTGTTCCTGATCAGATTGCTGAACTGA
- a CDS encoding cell division protein SepF, whose product MGLKDLFRKYFAIEEEEDGFEEVDEPSTVVPVRRSERNEEGAPSYRSTQKRSTKAKVIPMNQQAMTEKASIHVVEPRVYSEVEKIADNLLKNQAVLLNFKRIDAEQAKRIVDFLTGTVYAIGGEIQRVGDEIFLCTPASVGVEGALAETLEEERSFY is encoded by the coding sequence ATGGGTCTGAAAGATTTATTCCGAAAGTACTTTGCCATTGAAGAAGAGGAAGATGGATTTGAGGAAGTCGATGAGCCATCGACTGTCGTTCCGGTCCGCAGGTCCGAGCGCAATGAAGAAGGGGCCCCGTCTTATCGGAGCACTCAAAAAAGATCGACGAAAGCAAAGGTAATTCCTATGAATCAACAAGCAATGACCGAAAAAGCCAGCATCCATGTCGTGGAGCCCAGAGTCTATTCCGAGGTGGAAAAGATTGCCGATAATCTGCTGAAAAATCAGGCAGTACTGCTTAACTTCAAAAGGATAGACGCGGAACAAGCAAAACGGATCGTGGACTTTCTGACCGGAACGGTATATGCAATCGGGGGAGAAATCCAACGCGTGGGCGATGAAATCTTTTTATGCACCCCAGCTTCAGTCGGAGTCGAAGGCGCACTGGCCGAAACACTGGAGGAAGAGCGTTCGTTCTACTAG
- a CDS encoding YggS family pyridoxal phosphate-dependent enzyme, giving the protein MNIERNCRKVESTVEAACLSAVRKREEVTVVAVTKTKPAEQVAELYRLGYRHFAENRPEGLIEKQAALPQEDIIWHYIGTLQTRKVKQVINRIAYFHALDRMSLAKEINERAEQPVSCFVQVNVTGESSKHGLSVSEAIPFIKSLESFPNIFVVGLMTMAPIDATDVELRQCFKDLKIMQEQVAALNLAHAPCKETSMGMSQDYPIAIAEGATFVRVGSAFFAETEA; this is encoded by the coding sequence ATGAATATTGAAAGAAATTGCCGGAAAGTCGAGTCAACAGTGGAAGCGGCCTGCCTGTCAGCCGTGCGCAAACGGGAAGAAGTGACGGTTGTCGCCGTCACGAAGACAAAGCCTGCAGAACAAGTGGCAGAATTATACCGCTTGGGGTACCGTCACTTTGCGGAGAATCGCCCCGAAGGTCTGATCGAAAAGCAAGCAGCACTTCCGCAAGAAGACATCATCTGGCATTACATCGGTACCTTACAGACAAGGAAAGTGAAGCAGGTGATCAATCGCATCGCCTACTTCCACGCACTGGATCGTATGTCATTGGCAAAGGAAATCAACGAACGGGCGGAACAGCCTGTTTCTTGTTTCGTGCAGGTCAATGTTACAGGGGAGAGCTCAAAACACGGTCTTTCCGTATCCGAGGCAATCCCTTTCATCAAGAGTCTGGAAAGTTTTCCGAACATCTTCGTTGTCGGTTTGATGACGATGGCACCCATTGATGCAACAGACGTGGAGTTGCGTCAATGTTTTAAGGATCTGAAAATAATGCAAGAGCAAGTAGCGGCGTTGAACTTGGCGCATGCCCCATGCAAAGAGACGAGCATGGGCATGAGCCAAGATTATCCGATAGCGATTGCCGAAGGCGCAACCTTCGTACGTGTCGGATCGGCATTCTTTGCTGAGACAGAAGCATAG